CGCACTTCCTTCACAGCCGATGCTTCGGCAGAAGCGATCTGCTCTTCGGCTGCAGCCAGACGGCGTGCAATCGAGGTTTCCAGATCGGATTTTGCTTCATCTGCGGCTTTGACGGCGTCCTCGCGGGCGGCCGCAACGATGCGGTCGGCCTGCGCCTGGACTTCCTGCTGCTTACGCTCGTAGGAGGCCAGGATGGTCTGGGCTTCTTCCCGCAGGGCGCGGGCTTCGTCCAGCTCTTTCTGGATACCTTCGGCGCGCGAATCCAGCTGGCTGCCCAGCAGGCTCGGCACCTTCACGAACAGCAGAATGCCGACGAACAGAAGGAACGCGATCAGAACAACAAAGTTGGTGTTGCTCATGGACAGGAACGGACCACTTGCGGCAAAGGCCGGGGAAGTGGCGCCAAGGGTCAGGGCAATTGCCAGAACTGTGCGCATGTCCTTATCCTTTCATCCGTTCATCGACCGCAGCCGATACCGCTTTCGCGTCCGCCTTGCCGCCCAGGGCTGCAACCAGCGCCTCTGCGGTGTCGGTCGCCACAACCTTCACGCTTTCCAGCGCGCCGGCTTTGATCTCTGCGATGGCCTTTTCGGACTCGGCGGCCTTCTCGGCGATCTGTGCATCCGCCTTGGCGATTGCATCGTTCAGATCAGCCTGAATTTCCGCGCGGGTCTCTGCGGCGATGCGCTGCGCCTCGGCGCGTGCGTCGGCCAGAGCCTTGTTATATGCGTTTTCGGCCTCGACCGCTTTGGCTTTCAGATCTTCAGCCGCGGCGAGGTCATTGGTGATCGTTCCCTGGCGTTCCGCCAGTACCGCCGCAATGCGGGGCAGAGCCACGCGCGACAGAATGAGGTAGATCACGACCAGCGCAACGGCGAGCCAGAAGATCTGGTTTCCGAAGGTCGAGAAATCCAGTTGCGGCATGCCCGGTGCAGACCCGTGCGCTGCGTCCGCCGCGCCGTGTGCTGCCTCTTGCGTATTTGATGCCATGTCGTTCTCCTTGGGAACTTGCCGTTACACCGGGCAGCGCGATGATCCGCACTGCCCGGCCGTAAGGATTGAGGTTCCTGAGGTCTTAGACAGCGAACATCAGCAGCAGAGCGACCAGGAACGAGAAGATGCCCAGAGCTTCTGCAAAGGCGATGCCGATGAAGAGAGTTGCGGTCTGGCCGGCGGCTGCCGACGGGTTGCGCAGAGCGCCTGCCAGGAAGTTGCCGGCTACGTGGCCCACACCGATTGCGGCTGCGCCGGAACCGATTGCTGCCAGGCCTGCGCCGATGAACTGACCGAGTTGTGCGATATCGCCTTCCATGGGTTTTCTCCTTACGATGGAATTGGTGATTTAGGGTCTCGGGTGAGCCGGACAGCTCACCCGGATGAGGGAACGATCCTGCCTTAGTGGCTCGGGTGCAGTGCGTCCTTGAGGTACACGCAAGTCAGGATGGTAAAGACGTAGGCCTGGATGAAGGCCACAAGAACTTCGAGAGCGTAAACTGCGGTGATGGCAAAGATCGGCAGGAAGCTGAATGCGCCCAGAGCAGCGGCAAAACCTGCGAACACCTTCAGAACCGCGTGGCCAGCCATGACGTTACCCGCAAGACGAATGGAGTGGCTGACGGGGCGAACGAAGTAGGAAATAAGTTCGATGATGGCCAGGATGGGGCGCAGCGGCAGCGGCGCGCTCGACACCCAGAACAGGCCCAGGAAACCGGCGCCGTTCTTGACGAAACCGACGATGGTCACGGTGAAGAACACCAGCGCAGCCAGAACCGCGGTCACGGCGATGTGGGAGGTGGTGGTGAAGGACATAGGCAGCAGACCCAGGAAGTTCGCCATCACGATGAACATGAACAGGGTCATGATGTAGGGGAAGAACTTCACACCGTCCTTGCCTGCAACGTCTTCAACCATCTTGTAGATGAAGCCGTAGGCCAGTTCCGCAACCGACTGGGCGCGGCTCGGCACGATGGCGCGGCGCGAAGAGCCCAGAACCAGCAGCGCGAAGACTGCGACGACTGCGAGGCCCATCCACAGGGTCACGTTGGTGGGGGTGTACCAGGAAATGTGGTCACCGCCGAACAGCGGGGTCACGATGAACTGATCCATCGGGTGGATCGCCAGGGCGGCATGCTCGGGTGCAAACACAACCCCTGCTACAAGGGCCAGCGCCAGTGCCGCGTAAAAGAAAATCTTGCCCATCTGTCCGTGTCTCCTGTCGCCAGTGCCTTCCCCCTTGGGGTCAGCCCCGGTCTTGCGCATTTTTGTCGGCCTCTTCGGCCAGTTTCTCGTTCTGGATCTCCTGCGCCGTGCGAAGCATCGTCTTCACCCCGGCGGCAAGCCCCAGCATTATGAACAGCACCATGAAGATGGGCAGGGTTCCAAACAGGTGGTCCAGCCCGTATCCGATGCCAAAGCCGATCCCGAGACCGGCTACCAATTCGATCACCATCCGCCAGGCCTGATTGGCCAGAGAGTAGTGTTCATCCACGCGCGGCTTGGGCTCCTGGGCCTTACGCGCCTCCGCCAGCTTTGCCTCCAGCTGCGCCATGCGCTGCTTTTGGTCGTCATCTGTCACGGGCGCCATCCTCACGTGAATTCTGAAGAGGGTGCTAAGGGGTGCGGGGCTCAGAGTCAATTGCCCAGATAGGGCTGCGACAAGCAGTCTACCGCATTGAAATTAAACCACATTCCAAACCATCGCCATCGCCGGGTTTGTCGAACAGGAGGCCAGATGCGTCGATTCCGGGTAAAAACCCTTATTCAACTTTTCGGTTAAGTAAGAAAACAGCGCCTAAGCGCGCTATACGACAGAGCATGCTGGGCCTTGACCGGTGGGCGCGCTGCGTCTAACGCCAAAGGGTGACTAACCGCGCCGATCTCGATACCGTCTTTGCCGCTCTCGCCGATCCCACCCGGCGGGCGATCCTGACCATGTTGCTCGAAGACGACATGGCCGTCACTGATGTGGCCGATCCTTTCGAGATGTCTTTGGCTGCGATTTCCAAGCACCTGACCATTCTGACCCGGGCCGGGCTCATCGCGCAGGAAAAACGCGGCCGGGTGAAATGGTGCAAGCTGCAACCTGACGCCCTGCGCAGCGCCTCGGTCTGGATGCAGGGTTTTGGCCAGTTCGAGCCGGTGAACCTTGATGCCTTTGAACGGTTTCTCGCCACCGAACTCGGCAGCGATACGGCAGAGGCCAGCGAATAATCCCATCGGGCCCGCCCCTCAGGTCGGGGCGCGGGCCGGTTTCGCGTCATCTTCCAGCAACAGCACCAGCGCGATGACCGTCAGAGCGATCCCTACCAGCAACAGCCCAGATGGCACCGGACGCCCCAACGCAATTTCCCAGACAATCACCCAGCTGGGCGTCAGATAAGTATAAGCCATGACCTTGGCCGAGGGCAGGTGCAGGGTTGCGTATTGCAGCAGGACAAAGGTCGTCGCGCTGGCAAAGATCGCCAGATAGAAAAGTCCGATCCAGACAATGCCCGGCAGGTTCATCCAATCCGTGCTGCGGATATCGTTCCAGCCAAAGACGGTCAGGATCACCCCGCCAGCGATCAGCATCCCGAAGGTAAAGACCACCGCAGGCTCGCCCCGGTTCAGCTTGCGCACCATGGGGGTATAGACCGCGTGCGAGACACAGCCGATGAAATAGATCATCTCTCCCTGGCCGATCTCAAAGGCGGTGAAGGCGGACCAATCGGCGCGGAAGATGACCCAGAGCGCGCCAGTGGCTCCGATGGCCAGCGCCAGCGCCATACGCGGCGTTGTCACCTGCCGCAGCAGGATCCAGCCGAAGACGCCGCTCATCACCGGGGTCAGGGTAAAGACCGCTGAGGCGCTGACCGGATCCGCTGTCTTCAGCCCATAGAACATCAGCACAAAATAGGCCGCGAACAGTCCGCCCAGCACCAGGAACCGCCATGGAGCGCGAAAATGGCTGGCGCGGAACTTCCGCGTGCCGAGCGCCACAGCGCCGATCAGCACCGCCGCAAGGGCAAACCGCGCCGCGTTGAGCGCCGCCGGGGCGATTTCATTGGCAACCATGACCCCAAGCGAGAAAGACCCCGCCACCAGAGCCGAAAACAAAAGCATGGCGATGTGGCCGCGCAGCGCCGGGGTCAGGCCACCCATTCTTTCGACCTTTCCTTCAGGAACTTCAGGAAGCTCTGCACCTTGTTGGTGCGGTGCAGATCGACATGGGTGACCAGCCACAGGCTGCCTTCCCACTCCTTCAACGGCTCCATCATCGGCACCAGATTGCTGTGCCGGGCGGCTTCCCACAGGGACATGAAACCGATCCCGGCATCGGCAAGAATGGCCTCCTGCATCGCAACACCGTCCGTGCAGCGGAACATGATCGTCTCGGGCGTCGTGTGATCCCGCAGCCACCTGTTAAAGGGCGCCCGGCTGTCTGCGTTGTCGCTGCCGACGAAACGGTGGTTCGGCAGATCCTCGACACCGTTCAGCATGCCGTGCTTATCCACGTAACTCTGGGTGGCGAACAGCCCCACTCGCTGACTCAGGAAGGGTTGTACCACGTTGTCGGGCTGATCGGGGGCATTGCCTGCCCGCAGCGCCACATGCGCCTCACCATACTCCAGCCGAAACAGGCGCTCACCGGTCAGATAGCGGATGATCAATCCAGGATGCATCTGCTGGAACTCGGTCAGCACCGGCACCAGAAGATGCGACAGGGACGACAGAGAGGTCACCACCAGTTCACCCGTGACTTCATCCCCCTGCCCTTTGAGCCGCCCGGCCAGCTGGCTGAACTGATCATCCGTGGTCTGCGCCACCCGCAGCAGATCCTGCCCCGCTTCGGTCGGGGTATAGCCGCGCGCGTGACGCTGGAACAGTTTCACCCCCATCCGGGCTTCGATTGCGTCGATATGGCGGATGACCGTGGCGTGGTGGACCCCCAGAACCTCTGCCGCGCCGCTGACCGTTCCCATGCGAGCCACCTGATAGGCCGTACGCACCTCATCCCAGTTTTCCATTCCGGTCTCCGTCTGCAAATTACCCAGTTGCGCACGCACGCACACGAGCTGTGATTTATCAGCGATTGTGTTCAGTTTTGCAATCGTACATCTCAATAGCAGAGCTTCACTCGTGAACAGGAAAAAGACAATGACCAAGACCGTATTGCATATCGACTCCTCGGCCCGCCGCGAAGGTTCGGTGTCCCGTGACCTCAGCGCCAAGATCGTTGACCGCCTGGCAGCAGACACAGTTGTCCGCCGCGATCTGGCCACGCCGCTGCCGATGCTGAGCGAGGACTGGATCAACGCCAACTTCACACCGGCCGATCAGCGCAGCGACGAGCAGAAACAGCTTCTGGCCCAGTCCGATGCCTTGGTGGAAGAACTGAAAGCCGCAGACACACTGGTCATCGGCGCGCCGATCTACAACTTTGCCGTTGCTTCCAGCCTCAAGGCCTGGATCGATCTGGTTGCCCGCGTCGGCGTGACCTTCAAATACACCGATCAAGGCCCGGTTGGCCTGCTGGAGGGCAAGCGCGCGATCATCGCCCTCGCCTCCGGCGGCACCGAAATCGGCTCTTCCATCGACTTTGCCTCCGGGTACCTGCGCTACATGCTGGGCTTCATGGGCATCACCGACGTCGAAATCGTGGCAGCTGACACGCTGGCCGTCGATGCGGATGCAGCCCTGGCGCGCGCCAACACCCAGATCGAGTCGCTGGCGGCCTGATCCCCGGCCCTTCTCGGGACACACAAAAAACAAAAGAGCCCCCGCATCGGGGGCTCTTTGCGTTTAAAATGCTGCCTGAATGGCAACAGGCCGGGCGATCAGGCCTCGATCTCTTTGATCATGTCGACGCGTGTTGCGTGGCGGCCACCTTCGAATTCGGCAGACAGAAAAGCGTCAGCGATCTCCAGCGCCAGACCTTCACCCACCACGCGGGCACCGATCGACAGGATATTGGCATCGTTGTGTTCGCGGATCATCCGGGCCGAAAACGGGTCAGAGCAAACGCCGCAGCGGATGCCTTTGACTTTGTTCGCGGCCATCATGATGCCCTGCCCGGTGCCACAAAGGATGATGCCCAGGTCGCAATCGCCCGAAGCCACTTTCTGCGCCGCTGCTTCGCCGTGCTTGGGGTAATGGGTGCTTTCCGGCGTGGTCGGGCCGATGTCAACCACCTCCCAGCCCTGTGCCTCGATATGCTTGGCGATGGCCTGCCGCATGTCGATCGCGGCATGATCGCTGGAAAGAACGATACGTTTGGTGTCTGCCATGATAAAGGTGTTCCCTTGATGATGTTGCGGATCAGACGGCGGCTGTGCCTCAGATCCAGTTTACCGCAACCCCGATGCGGTCGAAGAATGCCAGAAGATCACCGCGCGGCATGACCACGGTGCGGTCGTTGACCAGCGGATGCATGTTGATCACATCCACGTCCTGCGCGGCGCGATCCAGATAGAATGTCACGTTCTTTTCGACGCCGGTGATCATCGCCAGCGGGCTGACAGCGCCGGGCCGGATGCCCAGATGCTCCATCAACCGGTCTGCCGATCCAAAGCTGAGCCCGGGCGCGCCGATCTCCTTGCCCAGTGCCTTGAGGTCAACCTCGCGGTCCTGCTCGACCGAGATCAGATAATTCCGCTTCTTGCGGTCACGCAAATAGAGGTTCTTGATCTTCAGCGCCGAGACACCCGGCTCGGCCATGTCGGCCTCGACCGTCTTGGCCTCTTCCACGGTGCGCAGCGGCACATGTTCATGCAGCCTGTAGGTCAGCCCCCAATCCGCCAGCCGCGCCAAGAGCGCGTCCGAGGAAACAGGCATGTCATCATGTTGATCGACTGTGGCGTCCACTTTCGCTTCCATAGGCTCATATTCCGCTCTATCTGAACTGTCCAGTTGGCACCTCTATTGCCGCAAATCGGCCGCAGGCACAATGCGGCCCCATCGCAGGCGCGCTCTGCACCGGTCTGCTCTGGTCCGCGCGGTTGACTCCTGCCCCCATCCGGCGTATCGACAGCCAACTTTCCGGAAGATCGCCCGAGTCTTCCGGTCCCCGTGCATTCGCCGGGGATCGCCCTCCACCAGCGTGTTACGCCCGTGGGGGCATTTGTGCATGGGCGTCATGGTCCCTACATTCGGGGGCAGGAAACCGTAACCGGCTCAAGGAGGCCGCAAGGCATGTTTGAAAATCTATCCGAACGCCTTTCCGGTGTATTTGACCGGCTGACGAAACAGGGCGCCCTGTCCGAGGAAGACGTCAAGACCGCCCTGCGCGAGGTGCGCGTCGCGCTGCTGGAGGCGGACGTATCGCTGCCGGTCGCCCGCGAATTCGTCAAGAAGGTGCAAAACCAGGCCACCGGTCAGGCCGTGACCAAATCGGTCACCCCCGGCCAGCAGGTCGTCAAGATCGTGCACGATGCGCTGGTCGAGACTCTGCAGGGCGAAGGCGATCCCGGCGCGCTAAAAATCGACAACCCGCCCGCACCGATCCTGATGGTCGGTCTGCAGGGCTCGGGTAAGACCACCACCACCGGTAAGCTGGCCAAACGGCTGAAGGAAAAAGACGGCAAGAAGGTCCTGATGGCCTCGCTCGACGTCTATCGTCCGGCGGCGATGGACCAGCTGGCTGTTCTCGGCACCCAGATCGGCGTCGACACCCTGCCCATCGTACAGGGCCAGAAACCCGTCGACATCGCCAAGCGCGCCAAACAGCAGGCGGCCTTGGGTGGTTATGACGTCTATATGCTGGATACCGCCGGCCGCTTGCAGATCGACGAAGTCCTCATGCAGGAAGTCGAAGACGTGCGCGATGTCGTCTCGCCGCGTGAAACCCTGCTGGTCGTCGACGGTCTGACCGGTCAGGTCGCGGTCGAAGTCGCCGAGGAGTTCGACGCCAAGATCGGCATCTCCGGCGTGGTCCTCACGCGGATGGACGGCGACGGTCGCGGCGGTGCGGCGCTGTCGATGCGCGCCGTCACCGGCAAGCCGATCCGCTTTGTCGGCCTGGGCGAGAAGATGGACGCCATCGAAACCTTTGAACCGGACCGGATCGCGGGCCGGATTTTGGGAATGGGCGACATCGTTGCGCTGGTCGAAAAGGCCCAGGAAACCATCGAGGCCGAACAGGCCGAGCGTATGATGAAGCGCATGATGAAGGGTCATTTCAATATGAATGACCTGAAGATGCAGCTGGAACAGATGCTCCAGATGGGCGGCATGCAGGGTATGATGCAGATGATGCCCGGCATGGCAAAGATGGCCAAACAGGTCGAGGATTCCGGCATGGACGACAAGGTGCTGAAGCGCCAGATCGCCATGATCCAGTCGATGACCAAGAAAGAACGCGCTAACCCTGCCCTGTTACAGGCCTCGCGCAAGAAACGCATCGCGGCCGGCTCCGGCATGGAGGTCTCCGACCTCAACAAGCTTCTGAAGATGCACCGCCAAATGGCGGATGTGATGAAGAAGATGGGCAAGATGGGCAAAGGCAAGATGCTGAAACAGGCCATGAAGGGCATGTTTGGCAAAGGCGGCGGTATGCCCGATATGGCAGGTGGTCTGCCCGGCGGCATGGATCCCAGCCAGATGGACCCCAAGGCGCTGGAAGCCGCAGCCAAGGCGATGGGCGGCAAGGGTGGCCTGCCCGGCGGTCTGCCAGGTCTTGGCGGCATGGGCGGACTGCCCGGTGGTCTCTCCGGTTTTGGCAAGAAGAAGTAACAGCTCATGACCGTGACTATTCCCACCATCGAAACCGAACGCCTGATCCTGCGCGCGCCGGAACTGTCGGACTTCGACGTGATGTGCGAATTCTATGCGTCCGAACGCGCCACCTACGTCGGCGGCCAGATGAAGCCCGAGCAGGTCTGGCGCCACCTCGCCTGCGAGATCGGTCACTGGCACATGCTGGGCTACGGCCGCTGGATGGTGGATGAAAAATCCACCGGCAAGGTTGCGGGCAACATTGGCCTGTGGAACCCGCATGGCTGGCCCGAGCCGGAAATCGGCTGGGACCTGTTCGAAGGTTTCGGCGGCAAAGGCTACGCCACCGAGGCGGCAACAGCTGCGCGCTCTTTTGCTTATGACGTTCTGGGGTGGGACACCGTGATCAGCCTGGTGAACCCGGAAAACCACGCCTCGCGCGCGGTGGCAAAACGCCTGGGTGCGCGCCGCGATGGTGATTACACCCATCCGCGCCTTGGCACGCTGGAGCTTTGGCGTCACCTGTCCCCGGCAGAGGTCACCGACGGCGGCATGGAGGCTTATGCCTGATGCCAGCCACCATCCCGACCATTGAAACCAAGCGTTTGATCCTGCGCGGCCCCGAGCCCGAGGATTATCCGAACTTTAAGGCGACATTTTCGTCTTATCGCGCGCGTTTCATGGGCGGGCCGCTGAACCCGTATGAATCCTGGATGCTGTATGCCGCTGAAATCGGCCACTGGCAGATCCGCGGCTTTGGCATGTGGATGATCCACGACAAGGTCACGGACGAGACCTACGGCATGGCGGGCGGCTGGAAACCCGCAGGCTGGCCCGAGCGTGAAATCGCCTGGATCATCTGGCCTGAAAAGGCTGGAAAGGGCTACGCGCTGGAGGCGACCAGCGCCGCGCGGAGATATTTCTACGACACCTTGGGCTGGGATGGGGCGGTCAGCTACATCGACCCCAAGAACCTCGATTCCATCCGCCTGGCCGAACGCCTTGGCGCCAAGAAGGACAATGATGCCGAGACCATCGACGGCAGCGACGCGGTCTACCGGCATCCCTCGCCCGAGGTGCTGAAGGGCAGCCAGATTGCCCATGGCATCGAGATGGAAATCAGCCACTACGCCGACCCGCTGTTCAAACCGAAAGGATGGGCCATTGACTGACATGAGCAATGATCCTGTTGCACGCGCCGCCGAAATCCTGAAAGGGCACCGCGAAAGCATCGACCGGCTGGACGCGATCCTTGTCTATACCCTCGGCGAGCGCTTCAAGCACACCCAGGCAGTGGGCAAGCTGAAAGCCGAACACGACCTTCCCCCGTCCGATCCGGCCCGCGAGGCAAAGCAGATCGCACGGCTTGAAGACCTGGCAACTCAGGCGGACCTCGACCCTGAATTTGCCAAGGCGTTCCTGAACTTCATCATTGATGAGGTCATTCGCCACCATAAGAAACACCAAGAATAAGCGGGATTGATCCGACAACCGGAAATCCCGTTCAACGCCATCAAAGGAGAATGAAACCATGGCAATGAAAATTCGTCTGGCCCGCGGCGGCTCTAAAAAGCGTCCCTTCTACCGCATCGTGGCTGCTGACAGCCGCATGCCCCGTGACGGTCGCTTCATCGAGAAGCTCGGCACCTACAACCCGCTGCTGCCGAAAGACAGCGAAGAGCGCGTGAAAATGGACATGGAGCGCGTTCAGGCATGGCTCGACAAGGGCGCCCAGCCCACCGACCGTATCGCCCGGATGCTGGAAGCCGCCGGTGTGCGCGCCAAAACCGAACGCAACAACCCCAAGAAAGCTGTTCCCGGCAAGAAAGCTCAGGAGCGCGCTGAAGAGAAAGCCGCCAAGGCCGCCGAAGCTGCTGAAGCCGCTGAAGCACCCGCAGACGCGGAATAAGACCATGACGCTGCGAAAGACCCGTGATCAGGGCGCCTTCCCTGAGGGCTTTCGCAGCGAATTGGACCGGTTGATGCGGCTTCGGCGCGATGTGCGCCGTTTCCGCAGGGACCCTGTGGACGAGGCAGTGCTTGCGCGCTGCCTCTCTGCGTTTCTGCTGGCGCCTTCGGTGGGGCTCAGCGAACCCTGGCGCGTTCTACGTATCGAAAGCGATACCGCCCGCGCCGCAGCCCTTGAGAATTTCAAGGCCGCCAACGCCGAAGCGTTGCAAGGCTACTCTGGCGCACAAGCCGAACGTTACGCCGGGCTGAAACTCTCGGGCATGCAGGAGGCGCCGGTGCAACTGGCGATCTATTGCGACGATGCCACCAGCAAGGGGCACGGTCTGGGCGCAGGCAGCATGCCGGAAATGCGGCGTTATTCCGTGGTCTGCGCCATCACCCTGTTCTGGCTGTCGCTGCGCGCCGAAGGGTTGGGCCTTGGCTGGGTCTCGGTGCTGGATCCCGAGCAGCTGAACCGCGATCTGAAGGCCCCGGAAGGTTGGCAGCTGATCGGCTATTTCTGCATTGGCCACCCCGAAGTCACCGAGGACGAGACCCCGGAACTGGAACAGCAAGGCTGGGAAAGCCGCCGGGACGGCCTGCCGGTCGAAACCCGCTGATCCCCAAGCCGGCATCTGCCGACCTCTTGGAGGCGGCCAGCGAAACTTCGCCTTGTCATGAACACCCCAATGGCTCAGATAGGGTTGGATGAAACCGGTCTGCGATCAACAGTTACACAGGATACAGCCATGAGCGATCTGATTTGCATCGGCGCGGTGGCCGGCGCCTTTGGGGTACGAGGCGAAGTCCGCCTGAAAAGCTTTTGCGCCAATCCCGAGGACATTGCGACGTATGGCCCGCTCAGTTCCGAGGACGGCAGCCAGAGCTATACCGTGTCACTGACATCGGTAGTCAAAAACGGCTTTGCTGCGCGCCTTGGCGGGGTGGAGACCAAGGAACAGGCCGATGCGCTGAAGGGGCTGCGCCTTTTTGCCCCGCGCGATCGCCTGCCAAGCCTGCCGGATGATGAGTATTATCATGCCGACCTGATCGGTCTTGATGTCTATGATACCGGCGGCACCC
This genomic stretch from Phaeobacter gallaeciensis harbors:
- a CDS encoding GNAT family N-acetyltransferase, giving the protein MPATIPTIETKRLILRGPEPEDYPNFKATFSSYRARFMGGPLNPYESWMLYAAEIGHWQIRGFGMWMIHDKVTDETYGMAGGWKPAGWPEREIAWIIWPEKAGKGYALEATSAARRYFYDTLGWDGAVSYIDPKNLDSIRLAERLGAKKDNDAETIDGSDAVYRHPSPEVLKGSQIAHGIEMEISHYADPLFKPKGWAID
- a CDS encoding ArsR/SmtB family transcription factor; its protein translation is MTNRADLDTVFAALADPTRRAILTMLLEDDMAVTDVADPFEMSLAAISKHLTILTRAGLIAQEKRGRVKWCKLQPDALRSASVWMQGFGQFEPVNLDAFERFLATELGSDTAEASE
- a CDS encoding DMT family transporter — translated: MGGLTPALRGHIAMLLFSALVAGSFSLGVMVANEIAPAALNAARFALAAVLIGAVALGTRKFRASHFRAPWRFLVLGGLFAAYFVLMFYGLKTADPVSASAVFTLTPVMSGVFGWILLRQVTTPRMALALAIGATGALWVIFRADWSAFTAFEIGQGEMIYFIGCVSHAVYTPMVRKLNRGEPAVVFTFGMLIAGGVILTVFGWNDIRSTDWMNLPGIVWIGLFYLAIFASATTFVLLQYATLHLPSAKVMAYTYLTPSWVIVWEIALGRPVPSGLLLVGIALTVIALVLLLEDDAKPARAPT
- a CDS encoding AtpZ/AtpI family protein — protein: MAPVTDDDQKQRMAQLEAKLAEARKAQEPKPRVDEHYSLANQAWRMVIELVAGLGIGFGIGYGLDHLFGTLPIFMVLFIMLGLAAGVKTMLRTAQEIQNEKLAEEADKNAQDRG
- a CDS encoding F0F1 ATP synthase subunit C, with the translated sequence MEGDIAQLGQFIGAGLAAIGSGAAAIGVGHVAGNFLAGALRNPSAAAGQTATLFIGIAFAEALGIFSFLVALLLMFAV
- a CDS encoding prolyl-tRNA synthetase associated domain-containing protein, whose protein sequence is MEAKVDATVDQHDDMPVSSDALLARLADWGLTYRLHEHVPLRTVEEAKTVEADMAEPGVSALKIKNLYLRDRKKRNYLISVEQDREVDLKALGKEIGAPGLSFGSADRLMEHLGIRPGAVSPLAMITGVEKNVTFYLDRAAQDVDVINMHPLVNDRTVVMPRGDLLAFFDRIGVAVNWI
- the ffh gene encoding signal recognition particle protein codes for the protein MFENLSERLSGVFDRLTKQGALSEEDVKTALREVRVALLEADVSLPVAREFVKKVQNQATGQAVTKSVTPGQQVVKIVHDALVETLQGEGDPGALKIDNPPAPILMVGLQGSGKTTTTGKLAKRLKEKDGKKVLMASLDVYRPAAMDQLAVLGTQIGVDTLPIVQGQKPVDIAKRAKQQAALGGYDVYMLDTAGRLQIDEVLMQEVEDVRDVVSPRETLLVVDGLTGQVAVEVAEEFDAKIGISGVVLTRMDGDGRGGAALSMRAVTGKPIRFVGLGEKMDAIETFEPDRIAGRILGMGDIVALVEKAQETIEAEQAERMMKRMMKGHFNMNDLKMQLEQMLQMGGMQGMMQMMPGMAKMAKQVEDSGMDDKVLKRQIAMIQSMTKKERANPALLQASRKKRIAAGSGMEVSDLNKLLKMHRQMADVMKKMGKMGKGKMLKQAMKGMFGKGGGMPDMAGGLPGGMDPSQMDPKALEAAAKAMGGKGGLPGGLPGLGGMGGLPGGLSGFGKKK
- a CDS encoding GNAT family N-acetyltransferase; translation: MTVTIPTIETERLILRAPELSDFDVMCEFYASERATYVGGQMKPEQVWRHLACEIGHWHMLGYGRWMVDEKSTGKVAGNIGLWNPHGWPEPEIGWDLFEGFGGKGYATEAATAARSFAYDVLGWDTVISLVNPENHASRAVAKRLGARRDGDYTHPRLGTLELWRHLSPAEVTDGGMEAYA
- the rpsP gene encoding 30S ribosomal protein S16, encoding MAMKIRLARGGSKKRPFYRIVAADSRMPRDGRFIEKLGTYNPLLPKDSEERVKMDMERVQAWLDKGAQPTDRIARMLEAAGVRAKTERNNPKKAVPGKKAQERAEEKAAKAAEAAEAAEAPADAE
- a CDS encoding chorismate mutase, translated to MSNDPVARAAEILKGHRESIDRLDAILVYTLGERFKHTQAVGKLKAEHDLPPSDPAREAKQIARLEDLATQADLDPEFAKAFLNFIIDEVIRHHKKHQE
- a CDS encoding F0F1 ATP synthase subunit B yields the protein MRTVLAIALTLGATSPAFAASGPFLSMSNTNFVVLIAFLLFVGILLFVKVPSLLGSQLDSRAEGIQKELDEARALREEAQTILASYERKQQEVQAQADRIVAAAREDAVKAADEAKSDLETSIARRLAAAEEQIASAEASAVKEVRDQAISIAVAAADQVIAKQMTATEANKLIDAAIADVDAKLH
- a CDS encoding FMN-dependent NADH-azoreductase — its product is MTKTVLHIDSSARREGSVSRDLSAKIVDRLAADTVVRRDLATPLPMLSEDWINANFTPADQRSDEQKQLLAQSDALVEELKAADTLVIGAPIYNFAVASSLKAWIDLVARVGVTFKYTDQGPVGLLEGKRAIIALASGGTEIGSSIDFASGYLRYMLGFMGITDVEIVAADTLAVDADAALARANTQIESLAA
- a CDS encoding F0F1 ATP synthase subunit A, yielding MGKIFFYAALALALVAGVVFAPEHAALAIHPMDQFIVTPLFGGDHISWYTPTNVTLWMGLAVVAVFALLVLGSSRRAIVPSRAQSVAELAYGFIYKMVEDVAGKDGVKFFPYIMTLFMFIVMANFLGLLPMSFTTTSHIAVTAVLAALVFFTVTIVGFVKNGAGFLGLFWVSSAPLPLRPILAIIELISYFVRPVSHSIRLAGNVMAGHAVLKVFAGFAAALGAFSFLPIFAITAVYALEVLVAFIQAYVFTILTCVYLKDALHPSH
- a CDS encoding LysR family transcriptional regulator; its protein translation is MENWDEVRTAYQVARMGTVSGAAEVLGVHHATVIRHIDAIEARMGVKLFQRHARGYTPTEAGQDLLRVAQTTDDQFSQLAGRLKGQGDEVTGELVVTSLSSLSHLLVPVLTEFQQMHPGLIIRYLTGERLFRLEYGEAHVALRAGNAPDQPDNVVQPFLSQRVGLFATQSYVDKHGMLNGVEDLPNHRFVGSDNADSRAPFNRWLRDHTTPETIMFRCTDGVAMQEAILADAGIGFMSLWEAARHSNLVPMMEPLKEWEGSLWLVTHVDLHRTNKVQSFLKFLKERSKEWVA
- the rpiB gene encoding ribose 5-phosphate isomerase B — protein: MADTKRIVLSSDHAAIDMRQAIAKHIEAQGWEVVDIGPTTPESTHYPKHGEAAAQKVASGDCDLGIILCGTGQGIMMAANKVKGIRCGVCSDPFSARMIREHNDANILSIGARVVGEGLALEIADAFLSAEFEGGRHATRVDMIKEIEA
- a CDS encoding F0F1 ATP synthase subunit B'; this translates as MASNTQEAAHGAADAAHGSAPGMPQLDFSTFGNQIFWLAVALVVIYLILSRVALPRIAAVLAERQGTITNDLAAAEDLKAKAVEAENAYNKALADARAEAQRIAAETRAEIQADLNDAIAKADAQIAEKAAESEKAIAEIKAGALESVKVVATDTAEALVAALGGKADAKAVSAAVDERMKG